One part of the Vicia villosa cultivar HV-30 ecotype Madison, WI linkage group LG6, Vvil1.0, whole genome shotgun sequence genome encodes these proteins:
- the LOC131613707 gene encoding uncharacterized protein LOC131613707 yields the protein MDTPIDIVKEAKRHTHTYSFFRESLTALEGLSSLMTAFCRKSFTDNYGNILTLLETVVETPTLQTLMQFYDPEMRCFTFQDYQLAPTLEEYSIILNLKVKDEVPFIDVPKEVNFKLIAAALYLSIKEVYDNWKSNGGVSGFSLKFLVRKAKEEFEKKNWNAYNALLAVPIYGIVMFPNVPNFVDSAAVYIFMGKNPIPTLLADTYYAVHSRYEKHGGAITCCLQLLFIWFLSLLPSKGPFVKTRDTLKWTHRIMSLTSYDIQWQKYRINVSEVIIGCGKFDNVPLVGTRGCINYNPVVSLRQLGYTLKDKPADHLIAETVYFEKGSDPKKLKGIIVARKKIRKHSGAHLGKKESLALTPYVEWIVKRVGNLSLPYDRVAPLQKQPPLILSEFVPTELYKDALVTNYRLHEREQETNLKFFKERDAKMRLMHQLKQVEGASSSQASTRRRPYELLEEDLYHKQQECLQLQRSESSLKRQKRDSDKQLAEEKAKTARLEEELRRLRAQRRGDEGAHSVARRS from the coding sequence ATGGACACTCCCATTGATATTGTCAAGGAAGCAAAGAGACATACGCACACCTACAGCTTTTTCCGAGAGTCGTTGACCGCCTTAGAGGGTTTGAGTTCGTTAATGACCGCTTTCTGCCGGAAGAGTTTCACGGATAATTATGGGAATATTTTGACTTTGTTGGAAACCGTGGTTGAGACACCTACTTTGCAAACTTTGATGCAATTCTATGATCCTGAAATGAGGTGTTTCACGTTCCAGGATTACCAATTGGCTCCGACATTGGAAGAGTACTCTATCATTCTTAATCTCAAAGTAAAAGACGAAGTGCCATTCATCGACGTTCCAAAAGAAGTGAATTTCAAGTTGATCGctgctgctctttatttgagcataaaagAAGTATATGATAATTGGAAGTCGAATGGAGGTGTCTCGGGGTTCTCTTTGAAGTTCTTGGTAAGAAAAGCTAAAGAGGAATTTGAGAAAAAGAATTGGAACGCGTACAATGCATTGCTTGCTGTGCCTATTTACGGGATTGTGATGTTCCCAAATGTTCCCAATTTTGTAGACTCGGCCGCGGTATACATCTTCATGGGAAAGAATCCTATTCCTACATTGTTGGCCGATACTTATTATGCCGTTCATTCCCGATATGAGAAACATGGTGGTGCCATCACTTGTTGCCTTCAGTTGTTGTTCATTTGGTTCCTCTCTTTGTTGCCCAGCAAAGGACCTTTTGTGAAGACAAGGGATACGCTCAAGTGGACACACAGGATTATGTCACTTACTTCTTATGATATTCAGTGGCAAAAGTATCGAATTAACGTTTCTGAAGTGATTATTGGGTGCGGTAAGTTCGATAATGTTCCTTTGGTTGGTACTAGAGGTTGCATCAATTACAATCCCGTGGTATCCTTGCGTCAGTTGGGGTATACGTTGAAAGACAAGCCGGCGGATCACTTGATAGCAGAGACAGTCTATTTTGAGAAGGGGTCGGATCCAAAAAAGTTGAAGGGGATAATTGTGGCTCGGAAGAAGATCCGTAAGCATAGCGGAGCCCATTTAGGGAAGAAGGAATCACTCGCTTTGACaccgtatgttgaatggattgtaaaacgggtcggaAACTTGTCGCTGCCATATGATAGGGTTGCACCacttcaaaagcaacctcctttgaTTCTATCCGAATTTGTGCCAACAGAACTTTACAAGGATGCTTTAGTTACCAACTACAGGTTGCATGAAAGAGAGCAAGAGACCAATTTGAAGTTCTTTAAAGAGAGAGATGCAAAGATGAGGTTGATGCACCAGCTCAAGCAAGTCGAAGGCGCAAGTTCAAGTCAAGCCAGTACCCGGAGGCGTCCCTATGAGTTGCTAGAGGAAGATTTGTATCATAAGCAGCAAGAGTGTCTACAGTTACAGAGATCAGAGAGTAGTCTCAAGAGGCAGAAGCGGGATTCAGATAAACAGCTAGCAGAAGAGAAGGCTAAGACTGCTCGACTTGAAGAAGAACTAAGAAGACTCCGAGCCCAACGGAGAGGAGATGAAGGAGCTCATTCTGTTGCCAGGCGATCCTAG